A single window of Motacilla alba alba isolate MOTALB_02 chromosome 12, Motacilla_alba_V1.0_pri, whole genome shotgun sequence DNA harbors:
- the PSMD6 gene encoding 26S proteasome non-ATPase regulatory subunit 6, protein MPLENLEEEGLPKNPDLRIAQLRFLLSLRPRAPDPAARDELMAAVRLHNMAPYYEALCKSLEWQMDTDLLNKMKKANEEELKRLDNELEDAEKILGESEIRDAMMAKAEYLCRIGDKEGALTAFRKTYDKTVALGHRLDIVFYLLRIGLFYMDNDLITRNIEKAKSLIEEGGDWDRRNRLKVYQGLYCVAIRDFKQAAELFLDTVSTFTSYELMDYKTFVTYTVYVSMIALDRPDLREKVIKGAEILEALHSLPAVRQYLFSLYECRYAAFFQSLAIVEQEMKKDWLFAPHYRYYVREMRIHAYSQLLESYRSLTLGYMAEAFGVSVEFIDQELSRFIAAGRLHCKIDKVNEIVETNRPDSKNWQYQETIKKGDLLLNRIQKLSRVINM, encoded by the exons ATGCCGCTGGAGaacctggaggaggaggggctgcCCAAGAACCCCGACCTCCGCATCGCCCAGCTCCGCTTCTTGCTCAGCCTGCGGCCCCGCGCGCCCGACCCCGCCGCGCGCGACGAGCTGATGGCGGCGGTGCGGCTGCACA ACATGGCTCCATACTACGAAGCCCTGTGCAAGTCTCTTGAGTGGCAGATGGACACGGATCTGctgaacaaaatgaagaaagcCAACGAGGAGGAGCTGAAACGTCTTGACAACGAGTTAGAAGATGCAGAAAAGATCCTGGGGGAGAGCGAAATCCGGGATGCGATGATGGCCAAGGCTGAGTACCTGTGCAGGATTGGGGACAAG GAGGGAGCTCTGACTGCATTCCGCAAGACTTACGACAAAACTGTGGCCTTGGGACATCGCTTGGATATCGTGTTCTATCTGCTCAGGATTGGCTTGTTTTATATGGACAATGACCTCATCACAAGGAACATTGAGAAGGCAAAAAG TCTAATAGAAGAAGGAGGAGACTGGGACAGAAGAAACCGTCTCAAGGTGTACCAGGGCCTTTACTGTGTAGCCATTCGGGACTTcaaacaagcagcagagctgttccttgATACAGTTTCCACATTTACCTCCTATGAACTGATGGATTACAAAACCTTTGTAACATACACTGTCTATGTCAGCATGATTGCCCTGGACAGGCCTGACCTGAGGGAGAAG GTGATTAAAGGAGCAGAGATCCTGGAAGCCTTGCACAGTTTGCCAGCTGTACGGCAGTATCTCTTCTCTCTGTACGAATGTCGTTACGCAGCCTTTTTCCAGTCACTAG ctaTTGTAGAGCAAGAGATGAAGAAAGACTGGCTGTTTGCCCCTCACTACCGATACTACGTGCGGGAGATGCGGATCCACGCCTACAGCCAGCTGCTCGAGTCCTACCGCTCCCTCACACTAGGGTAcatggcagaagcctttggagTCAGTGTAGAGTTCATAGATCA GGAGCTTTCAAGATTTATTGCAGCTGGGCGATTGCACTGCAAAATAGACAAAGTAAACGAGATTGTAGAAACAAACAG GCCTGATAGCAAGAATTGGCAGTACCAAGAAACCATCAAGAAAGGAGATTTGCTGCTAAACAGAATTCAGAAACTTTCCCGAGTAattaatatgtaa